A DNA window from Rhineura floridana isolate rRhiFlo1 chromosome 11, rRhiFlo1.hap2, whole genome shotgun sequence contains the following coding sequences:
- the RAB2B gene encoding ras-related protein Rab-2B isoform X1: MSCAYIFKYIIIGDSAVGKSCLLLQFTDKRFAATHDMTIGVEFGARMVTIDNKKIKLQIWDSDGQEAFRPITRQFYRGAAGALLVYDITRRETFNHLYSWLENARQHASSPMVIMLIGNKGDLENQRAVQKEEGEAFAREHGMVFMETSAKTAANVEEAFLNTAKTIYSKIQQGQFDIANEGNGIRIGPQQPSGIMLEKRIFQANLLSTP; encoded by the exons ATGTCCTGTGCCTACATCTTCAAATACATCATCATCGGGGACAGCG CTGTTGGGAAATCATGCCTCTTGTTACAGTTCACAGACAAACGGTTCGCAGCTACACATGACATGACCATAG GTGTGGAGTTTGGGGCACGGATGGTCACCATTGACAACAAAAAGATCAAGCTGCAGATATGGGACTCG GATGGACAGGAAGCCTTCCGCCCCATCACCCGCCAGTTCTACAGGGGCGCAGCCGGTGCACTGCTGGTCTACGACATCACCAG GCGAGAGACCTTTAACCACTTGTACTCCTGGCTAGAAAATGCCCGGCAGCATGCCAGCTCCCCCATGGTGATCATGCTTATCGGCAATAAAGG TGACTTGGAGAACCAACGAGCTGTacagaaggaagaaggggaggctTTTGCCCGGGAACACGGCATGGTTTTCATGGAGACATCTGCAAAGACGGCAGCCAACGTAGAAGAG GCCTTTCTCAACACAGCTAAAACCATCTATAGCAAGATACAGCAGGGTCAGTTTGACATTGCCAATGAG GGAAACGGCATCAGGATCGGCCCCCAGCAACCATCAG GCATCATGCTGGAGAAGAGGATCTTCCAAGCCAACCTTCTCTCAACCCCATAA
- the RAB2B gene encoding ras-related protein Rab-2B isoform X2: MSCAYIFKYIIIGDSAVGKSCLLLQFTDKRFAATHDMTIGVEFGARMVTIDNKKIKLQIWDSDGQEAFRPITRQFYRGAAGALLVYDITSDLENQRAVQKEEGEAFAREHGMVFMETSAKTAANVEEAFLNTAKTIYSKIQQGQFDIANEGNGIRIGPQQPSGAYSGSPVCQGPQGSGDRSCCC, from the exons ATGTCCTGTGCCTACATCTTCAAATACATCATCATCGGGGACAGCG CTGTTGGGAAATCATGCCTCTTGTTACAGTTCACAGACAAACGGTTCGCAGCTACACATGACATGACCATAG GTGTGGAGTTTGGGGCACGGATGGTCACCATTGACAACAAAAAGATCAAGCTGCAGATATGGGACTCG GATGGACAGGAAGCCTTCCGCCCCATCACCCGCCAGTTCTACAGGGGCGCAGCCGGTGCACTGCTGGTCTACGACATCACCAG TGACTTGGAGAACCAACGAGCTGTacagaaggaagaaggggaggctTTTGCCCGGGAACACGGCATGGTTTTCATGGAGACATCTGCAAAGACGGCAGCCAACGTAGAAGAG GCCTTTCTCAACACAGCTAAAACCATCTATAGCAAGATACAGCAGGGTCAGTTTGACATTGCCAATGAG GGAAACGGCATCAGGATCGGCCCCCAGCAACCATCAGGTGCATACTCCGGATCCCCTGTCTGCCAGGGTCCTCAAGGCTCTGGAGACCGGTCATGCTGCTGCTGA